The DNA region CGCCCAGCACCGGCTCCACCTTGATGCGGTTCTTCGCGAACCCGTCGCACTTCGCCCAGGCGATGGCGTGGTCCACCGTGGGGAAGGCCGAGCCGGTGAAGGTCACCTTGGGCGCCGCCTTCAGCGCGTCACCCTGCGGCGCGGGGGTGGGCTGCTCGTCGGCCTGCCCGCCGGTCGCGGTGTCGTCCTGCGGCGGCTGCTCGGTGCCCTGCTCGCCAGCGGGCGGCACCAGCGCCAGCGTGGGGGGAGTCTCGGTGCCCTGGTAGGTCCAACCGCCCTCGGTCTGGACCGTGGTGAAGGTGCCATCCTCGAAACCGGCAGCACGGGCGGCCTTGGAAGCGGCGGTCTTGCTGGTGAACGTGGCGGTCATGGCTTTCTCCTTGGTTCGCTATCAGGGGTTCAATTCGTGGCGGCTTGTTCGCTCGCCTTGGTTGCACCCTACGGAGAGCGCGGCGGAGGAGCGAGAGGGAAAATCGCTACCTCGGAGAGATTTTCCGGCCAACCGCCGCATGTGTCGCTGACGCGCGACACACCCGGTCACAACCCCTGACACAGGGCATGCCGCAACGGCTGTCGCAATGTCTGTCACAGACTTTGTGACTGCATCCAAGAGAGAGGGAGAGGGAGAGAGAGATCTAACCCCTACCCCTTTCACCCCACAGAACCCGCCCCGAAGGACGCCGCCCATGGAAAACATCCCCCTGCCCGATGTCGGCTCCACGCTGACCCACATTGCCGGGCTTTCCCCAACCGCC from Azospirillum sp. B510 includes:
- a CDS encoding DUF3489 domain-containing protein, whose protein sequence is MTATFTSKTAASKAARAAGFEDGTFTTVQTEGGWTYQGTETPPTLALVPPAGEQGTEQPPQDDTATGGQADEQPTPAPQGDALKAAPKVTFTGSAFPTVDHAIAWAKCDGFAKNRIKVEPVLGGFLFRPLAEGEKYEAAGSAPRAAGSGPAFPAPGTKKRILIDMVCREGGTTMKELEDAVGWKKCSGTLNELDETFGLELEYRKKGKEGRYYGTFPAAYAPASAEPEQAAA